One region of Zingiber officinale cultivar Zhangliang chromosome 7B, Zo_v1.1, whole genome shotgun sequence genomic DNA includes:
- the LOC122006192 gene encoding pectate lyase-like, with product MEFGVKYFFFYLLFLANAVFLSSAHIAFYDDYWQKKAEEARNNTLNAYVTDPSTVVNHFNSAPLFDHNSTRRGLGHRAKVKGCLATNPIDRCWRCQPNWVNNRKKLALCAKGFGHDAIGGLHGKIYVVTDTSDDNLLDPRPGTLRYGVTRDAPLWIVFARDMVIRLQQELMINSYKTIDGRGANVHIAYGAGLTIQFVSHVIVHNLHIHDIKPSSGGNIRDSETHWGVRTRSDGDGVSIFGSSHIWVDHLSLSNCADGIIDAIEGSTAITISNCHLTRHNDVILLGASDSYSDDAKMQVTVAYNHFGRGLVQRMPRCRWGFFHVVNNDYTHWLMYAIGGSMHPTIISQGNRFMGPPNQAAKEVTHREYGTEAEYAKWNWRSENDQYLNGAVFTQTGHKVSTKYSKLDYIKAKPGSWVARLTRFSGCLNCKANGPC from the exons atggagTTCGGCGTCAAATACTTCTTCTTCTACCTCCTCTTCCTAGCCAACGCTGTGTTTTTGTCTAGCGCCCACATCGCCTTCTACGACGATTACTGGCAGAAGAAGGCCGAGGAGGCACGCAATAACACGCTCAACGCCTATGTGACCGACCCCAGCACCGTTGTCAACCACTTCAACTCCGCGCCCCTTTT TGATCATAATAGCACGAGGAGAGGGCTGGGGCACCGTGCGAAGGTGAAGGGCTGCTTGGCCACCAACCCCATCGATCGGTGCTGGAGGTGTCAACCGAACTGGGTTAACAACCGCAAGAAGCTGGCCCTGTGCGCAAAGGGGTTCGGCCACGACGCCATCGGCGGACTCCACGGAAAAATCTACGTGGTCACCGACACCTCCGACGACAACCTGCTCGACCCTCGTCCCGGCACGCTCCGCTACGGAGTCACCCGCGACGCCCCCCTCTGGATCGTCTTCGCCCGCGACATGGTCATCCGTCTCCAGCAGGAGCTGATGATCAACAGCTACAAGACCATCGACGGCCGCGGCGCCAACGTGCACATCGCCTACGGCGCCGGCCTCACCATCCAGTTCGTCAGTCACGTCATCGTCCACAACCTGCACATCCACGACATCAAGCCCAGCTCCGGCGGTAACATCCGCGACTCCGAGACCCACTGGGGCGTCCGCACCCGGAGCGACGGCGACGGCGTCAGCATCTTTGGCTCCTCCCACATCTGGGTCGACCACCTCTCCCTGTCCAACTGCGCCGACGGCATCATCGACGCCATCGAAGGCTCCACCGCCATCACCATCTCCAACTGCCACCTCACCCGCCACAACGAC GTGATCTTATTGGGCGCCAGCGACTCCTACTCCGACGACGCTAAAATGCAGGTCACCGTGGCCTACAACCACTTTGGCAGAGGCCTCGTGCAGAGGATGCCCAGGTGCCGATGGGGCTTTTTCCACGTCGTGAACAACGACTACACCCACTGGCTGATGTACGCCATCGGCGGCAGCATGCATCCCACCATCATCAGCCAAGGCAACCGATTCATGGGCCCGCCAAATCAAGCTGCCAAGGAG GTGACGCACAGGGAGTACGGAACGGAAGCAGAGTACGCTAAATGGAATTGGAGGTCGGAGAACGATCAGTACCTGAACGGAGCGGTCTTCACCCAGACAGGGCATAAAGTGTCGACGAAATACTCGAAGCTCGACTACATCAAGGCGAAACCCGGGAGTTGGGTGGCGAGGTTGACTCGCTTCTCAGGATGCCTCAATTGCAAGGCGAACGGTCCATGTTGA